A single genomic interval of Octopus bimaculoides isolate UCB-OBI-ISO-001 chromosome 22, ASM119413v2, whole genome shotgun sequence harbors:
- the LOC106867413 gene encoding neuropeptide Y receptor type 5, with product MMDVIQKMEQGVRENNDTVPRFNQTLSVKDFQDILSENNHWMEPSTEVCLIVAYSLVMIFGIVSNFLVCYVVYRNKQLWYPLNFLIVNLAICDVFLSFSLPLTLSKLILQFWIFGNIMCKITSAVQTLVTFVSTFTIVSIAIERYHIIVNNKNRAKTNQAIVVGNILVIWTAALCLSIPMFIFHRVDKKEIIPTLLVYEICIETWSSYVARATFTSCLVLLQYLFPLILIIAMHYQIYNYLRQQILKSFIYDKRTIKIYKRNKRNLIILTTTTMTFAITWLPVTILNVLVDYDHRLFGGSNFNLTYSICLLIAISSVSINPIVYGLLNSKFRAALSDISPFTML from the coding sequence aTGATGGACGTTATTCAGAAGATGGAACAAGGTGTCAGAGAGAACAATGACACTgtaccaagattcaaccaaactTTATCGGTCAAAGATTTCCAAGACATTCTATCGGAGAATAACCACTGGATGGAACCGTCGACCGAAGTGTGTCTTATAGTGGCCTATTCTCTCGTTATGATATTTGGCATAGTTAGCAATTTCCTAGTTTGCTATGTCGTATATCGGAACAAACAACTATGGTACCCGCTCAACTTCCTCATTGTAAACTTGGCTATATGTGATGTGTTTCTCAGTTTCAGCCTACCGTTGACACTATCGAAGCTAATTCTTCAGTTCTGGATCTTCGGAAACATTATGTGTAAAATTACCTCGGCAGTACAGACTTTGGTAACGTTTGTGTCAACGTTTACGATTGTATCGATTGCTATCGAACGATACCACATCATTGTGAACAATAAAAACAGAGCAAAGACTAACCAGGCCATTGTCGTTGGCAACATTTTGGTAATCTGGACGGCAGCGCTTTGCTTAAGCATCCCCATGTTTATATTCCATCGCGTCGACAAAAAGGAGATCATACCAACACTGCTCGTCTACGAGATATGCATCGAGACGTGGTCATCGTATGTCGCTCGTGCCACTTTTACATCCTGTCTTGTACTGTTACAGTATCTATTCCCCTTGATTCTTATCATCGCGATGCACTACCAAATCTACAATTACTTGCGGCAACAGATCCTGAAAAGTTTCATCTATGACAAACGGACTATAAAGATCTACAAACGCAACAAGAGGAACCTTATCATTCtcacgaccaccaccatgacGTTTGCCATCACATGGCTCCCAGTTACCATTTTAAATGTTCTGGTGGATTATGACCACCGGCTCTTCGGTGGATCGAACTTCAATCTCACCTACTCCATATGTCTTTTGATAGCCATCAGTTCAGTCTCCATTAACCCTATTGTCTATGGGTTATTAAATAGCAAATTTAGGGCAGCACTTTCTGATATTTCGCCCTTTACCATGCTGTAA